A region of the Candidatus Uhrbacteria bacterium genome:
GTTGCGTTTGTCGTTGGAGGTGCGTTACTCGGCGGTATCGGCCAGGGGATTGCGCTGTCTGTGGGCGCATACGGTATTGTCGGTATCATTCTTGGTTTCGTGCTTGCGGGGGTTGCTTTGTATCTCCTCGATCTTTTGCCGCGCAGTCTTGTGTCTCTTCCGATGGCCTTTGGCCGCTTTGCGCATGGCGTTGCGGGCAAGCACGGTAAGGCGATTCCGCCATTGGTTGGAGCCGTGACATTTTTGCTTCCTTGCGGATTCACGCAGGCCGCACAAACTATGGCTTTGGCTTCCGGTTCCGCTCAAGTCGGAGCGACGATGATGGGCGTTTTCGCTCTCGGTACGTTTCCCGTTTTGGTCGGGTTGAGTTTGTTTGGATCGATGGCATCGATGAAGAGTCGGGCGATTCAGCTTGCGACCGGAGGTATGCTCGCCTTGTTTGCGGTGGCGCAAATTGACGGCGGGCTAACCGTGCTTGGATCGCCAGTGACGCTAGAAGGTGCGATCGTTTCCGTGGGCGGTGCATTGACGGTTGCGCCGGTACAAGCGGAAGAGCAAATCGTGAGTATGCGGGTTGCGTATGGGACCTTTAGTCCGAGCCGTTTTGTTTTGAAACGGGGAGTACCCGTACGTTGGGATATTGAAGGTGTCGACGTCAGTGGCTGTGCGGAGTTCGATTGTCGCGCCGACCATCGGAGTAAATCAGAGCCTTGTTCTTGGGATGAATACGGTTCGATTTACGCCGTCTCGTACTGGTACAATTCCGTTTTCCTGCGCGATGGGTATGATTCGCGGTTCATTCCAAGTTGTCGATTAATGCTATGAAAACTCAATTAAAGATTCTTGGGATGCATTGCGCTTCATGCGCGCTTACGACCGAGCAGGCTTTGAAGAAGGTTCCGGGAGTCATCGAGGCAAGGGTTAACTACGCGAGTGAGCGTGCCTCTATTGAGCATGGCGAGCACGTCCACTTGGAAACTCTCGTGAATGCCGTGCGGGATAATGGATATGATGCGGTTGATGAGCATGCAAAACATGGAGAGAGCCATCTGACGCATGGCGGATACATCGATATGCGCGGGCTTGTGATCGCCGGAGTCCTTGCCTTGCCTTTGATCGCCAGTATGTTTGTGATGTTACCGACGCCTGTCCTTGCGATCAGTGCTTGGATTTTAGTTCTCGTGCTTGGTTGGAAATTTCATGTTGGAACTTGGAATGATGTTCGGCATTTCCGAGCGGGAATGGATGCCTTAGTGACGGTCGGAACGGGTTCCGCGCTTTGTGGAGTACGTATGCGATGCTGATTGGTTCTGCCGATGTGTATTTTGAGGTTGCTGGCATTGTCGTATTCTTCTTACTGCTTGGGAAATGGTTGGAGGCGCGTCAGCGTATGCAGGCAGGTACCGCGATCGAGGTTTTGCTTTCTTTGCATGCCAAGGAGGCGCATTGTTTGAAGCCGGATGGAACAACGGAGGATGTAGACGCGGCTTTGCTCCGGCCGGATGATCGATGTCTTGTGAAAAGCGGTGAACGCATTCCGATGGATGGCGTGATCGAAAAGGGCCATTCATCCATCGACGAGTCTATGCTGACGGGGGAGTCGATTCCTGTTGAAAAGCATGCCGGCGACTTGGTGTACGGTGCGACGGTGAACGGTACGGGATCGTTTACGATGAAGGTGACGGTTAAACCGGGTGAGTCGGCGTTGGATGCGATTGTGGCAACGGTTCAGCATGCGCTTGCGACTAAGTCGCCTGTCGAAAAGCTTGTCGACAAGATCTCCGGTGTTTTTGTTCCGATCGTTATTGTCTTGGCGATCGTGACGTTTGGTGTTTGGTTATGGGTTATGGGTACTGGGTTGGGTGAAGCGATTAAGCATGCCGTAACCGTTCTTATCGTTGCCTGTCCTTGTGCGCTCGGATTGGCGACACCGGCTGCCATTATGGTCGGGACGGGTGCGGGGGCTAAGCGCGGGATTCTTGTGAAGGAAGGATCGGCGCTTGAGGCGGCGCGGCGTGTGAATCTTGTGATGTTTGATAAGACGGGGACGCTTACGGAAGGGAAGCCGACGGTTACGGACATTATTCCTGCGGAAGGTGTATCGGAGAAGGAGTTGCTTTCCCTTGCCGCCGGTCTCGAGCTTGCCTCGGAACATCCGCTTGCGAGTGCCGTGCTTGCGGTGGCGACGGAGCGCGGTGTATCGGTCGCGCACATCGAGGAGTTTAAGGCGATGACAGGTAAGGGCGTACAAGCGATGCATGAGGGTCACGAAGTTCGTTTGGGAACGGAAGCATTTTTGAAGGAGGTGGGAGCAATATTGTCCTCAACGGATGCAAATCAGCTCACGGTTCTCCGTCATGAAGCCAAGACGGTGATTCTTGTCGCAAAGGATGGGAAATATCTTGGAGCGATTGCGGCGCGTGACAGATTAAAGAGCGATGCGGCGGGAGCGATTAAGAAGCTTCGTGAACATGGCATTGAAACGGGGCTCATCACGGGCGATCATCGCATGACGGCGGATGCTGTCGCCAAGGAACTCGGTATCGATATGGTTTTGTCTGAAATTTCACCGTCGGGAAAGTCGGAGGAGGTGAAGCGGCTTCAGGAGGCTGGAAAAAAAGTCGCGTTTGTTGGCGATGGGATGAATGATGCGCCGGCACTTGCGCAGGCCGACCTTGGAATCGCCATGGGAACGGGAACGGATGTGGCGATTGCGACCGGACAGATCGTACTCATGAATGGTTCGCCGTCCAAAGCGGCTGACGCGCTCTGGCTTGCACGTAGAACCTTCCAGACGATACGCCAGAATTTGTTTTGGGCGTTTGCGTATAACGTTGTGTTGATTCCGCTTGCGATGACTGGCGTTGTGAATCCGATTTTTGCCGGACTTGCCATGGCGTTCTCGAGTGTTAGTGTACTGGCCAATAGCTTACGCATTTCGCGAAGTCTACACGCTTAAGTTCTATGATGAATAACATGCGCCCATATCTTTATCCCGTCGCATTTCTACAAGCGGTTGTGGCCATGACGGGGAGCTTGTACTTCAGCGAGGTGATGCACTTGGTGCCGTGCGTCTTGTGTTGGTACCAGCGCATCACGATGTATCCGCTGGTCGCGATCCTGTTTGTTGGAATGTATTTTAAGGATTCGAAAGTGTATCGATACGTTTTGCCGCTCGCGATTATCGGTCTTTTAATTGCGACTTACCACGTTGTTTTGTACTACGCCGTGAATTGGGGGATTCGTCCGGATTGGGTGGGGCCGTGTGTTGCGGGCGTTTCTTGTACGACGCGGTATATTGAGTGGCTTGGGTTTATCACGATTCCACTTTTGTCTTGGGTAGCGCACTTGGTTATTGCGGTTTTGATGGGGTTGGCTTGGAAATCGGAGAAGCGGGTGGGTTGACAATTTGCTTATTTTCTGTAATATCTTATTGCTCGTTGAAACTTATCGTTTCATCTTTGCTTACGGATAGGCAGGCCTCAAGTTCTGCACACGTTGTGTGGAATAGGGAGGTAAGCCGAGCGTGATCGGAGGTGCCGCATGGCACGCAAGAAGAGTGAGTTTCTGTCTGCGTACGGAGTCGCGTTTCAGGTTCTGAAGTCCATCACCGACGCGGTGCTGGCGGAGGGAGGATCGGATGAGGATCTGCGGTCGCTGCTGAGCGATTCTGAGAAGTGTAGGCGCGTGGCGATGGAGATCGTGGGTCATAAGCCGCGCGA
Encoded here:
- a CDS encoding sulfite exporter TauE/SafE family protein, which gives rise to MNAVCEVPKQRSFWLRFWQALLAVALVWFVWKWMISPFLFLLPSASVGPSYAAMFILGLVASVSTCLASTGAFLIAFSGKDSMSVALTHTGRLVAFVVGGALLGGIGQGIALSVGAYGIVGIILGFVLAGVALYLLDLLPRSLVSLPMAFGRFAHGVAGKHGKAIPPLVGAVTFLLPCGFTQAAQTMALASGSAQVGATMMGVFALGTFPVLVGLSLFGSMASMKSRAIQLATGGMLALFAVAQIDGGLTVLGSPVTLEGAIVSVGGALTVAPVQAEEQIVSMRVAYGTFSPSRFVLKRGVPVRWDIEGVDVSGCAEFDCRADHRSKSEPCSWDEYGSIYAVSYWYNSVFLRDGYDSRFIPSCRLML
- a CDS encoding cation-translocating P-type ATPase; protein product: MKTQLKILGMHCASCALTTEQALKKVPGVIEARVNYASERASIEHGEHVHLETLVNAVRDNGYDAVDEHAKHGESHLTHGGYIDMRGLVIAGVLALPLIASMFVMLPTPVLAISAWILVLVLGWKFHVGTWNDVRHFRAGMDALVTVGTGSALCGVRMRC
- a CDS encoding copper-translocating P-type ATPase, which codes for MLIGSADVYFEVAGIVVFFLLLGKWLEARQRMQAGTAIEVLLSLHAKEAHCLKPDGTTEDVDAALLRPDDRCLVKSGERIPMDGVIEKGHSSIDESMLTGESIPVEKHAGDLVYGATVNGTGSFTMKVTVKPGESALDAIVATVQHALATKSPVEKLVDKISGVFVPIVIVLAIVTFGVWLWVMGTGLGEAIKHAVTVLIVACPCALGLATPAAIMVGTGAGAKRGILVKEGSALEAARRVNLVMFDKTGTLTEGKPTVTDIIPAEGVSEKELLSLAAGLELASEHPLASAVLAVATERGVSVAHIEEFKAMTGKGVQAMHEGHEVRLGTEAFLKEVGAILSSTDANQLTVLRHEAKTVILVAKDGKYLGAIAARDRLKSDAAGAIKKLREHGIETGLITGDHRMTADAVAKELGIDMVLSEISPSGKSEEVKRLQEAGKKVAFVGDGMNDAPALAQADLGIAMGTGTDVAIATGQIVLMNGSPSKAADALWLARRTFQTIRQNLFWAFAYNVVLIPLAMTGVVNPIFAGLAMAFSSVSVLANSLRISRSLHA
- a CDS encoding disulfide bond formation protein B, producing the protein MNNMRPYLYPVAFLQAVVAMTGSLYFSEVMHLVPCVLCWYQRITMYPLVAILFVGMYFKDSKVYRYVLPLAIIGLLIATYHVVLYYAVNWGIRPDWVGPCVAGVSCTTRYIEWLGFITIPLLSWVAHLVIAVLMGLAWKSEKRVG